The genomic segment TGCGGCACGTGGCAACCACCGGCGTCGGGACGATCGTGCTGGTCGGGTCGACCGCCGGCCAGTTCGGCGAGGCTGACCACGCGGACTACGCGGCGGCCAAGGCGGCACTGACCGGCCTGGCACGCAGCCTCAAGAACGAGATCGTCCGGATCGCGCCGGCCGGCCGGATCAACGTCGTCGCGCCGGGTTGGACCGCGACCGAACGCAACGCCGACCGGCTCGGTGATCCGGCCTTCGTCCGGGCCCGCACCGCGACGATGGCGCTGGACAAGCTGGGTCGCCCGGCCGATGTCGCCGCCGCCGCGGTGGTACTCGCCTCCGACCGGCTGTCCGGCCACGTCACCGGCGAAACGGTGACCGTCGCCGGTGGCATGGAGGGCCGCCTGCTGCGCTGACCACGCGCGGGGCCGCCCGGCCGCGGTCGGTGCGGGCATCGGTCCACCCGGGCGGCGGGCAGGTCGACGGACCCCGAGCCGCCGGGATCGGCGACAGTTCTGGGCCCGGCCGGTACCACCGGCCGGCCGCCGGGCACGGCCCGGATCGCGGCTCTGCTGGCAGGTACCCCGGTCGGGCGGGTCACCGCAGCATCGGGCGCCACCGGTGCGGGACGGCAAGCGGTTTCACCGGCGGTGACGCGGTGTGCCGGAGGCGCGGGTCACAGGCGAGCACGGGCGGTGATCAATCGGGCGGCGGCCGGCTAGACTCGGCAGGTACCTGTCATCGGCGCACCGCGCGCCGGGCACGTCTTGTTCATCCCGGTGGCCCTCTCGACGATCGTCCGCCACCTGGTGATGCTGTCCCGTGGTGTGCTGGGCCGAAGGCCCGTTGGGCTGCGGAGCCTGTGTTGAGACGCGCCCTGTCTCCGGAAGGTTCCTGTTGACCAACCCTGTCGTGCCCACCACGTCCATCCCGAAGCAGAGTTCCAGCTCGCCCGAGCTCACCTCGCCGGACCGCAACATCACCCTCGCAGCCGCCGCGCCGGCGGACACCGCGTCGGCGGACGCCGCGTCGGCGGACACCGCGTCGGCGGACGCCGCGCCGGGGGTCAGCGCCGCGCCCGACCCCGGCGCGGCGGTCGACACCGCTGCCGGCGCCCCGTCGTCGCCCGAGCCGGCGAGTGCGCAGTCACCGGC from the Actinocatenispora thailandica genome contains:
- a CDS encoding SDR family NAD(P)-dependent oxidoreductase, coding for MDTGLAGKRVLVTGATGGIGGEIVAAFAGEGARVGVHHRSDPPRARELATRYGGVALAADLTVEAEVDGLVAAAVEGLGGLEILVANAGKYPAPAAPVWELDPARWRATIAANLDATFLLCRAFLRHVATTGVGTIVLVGSTAGQFGEADHADYAAAKAALTGLARSLKNEIVRIAPAGRINVVAPGWTATERNADRLGDPAFVRARTATMALDKLGRPADVAAAAVVLASDRLSGHVTGETVTVAGGMEGRLLR